In one window of Holophagales bacterium DNA:
- the rnc gene encoding ribonuclease III, with protein sequence MTRDEQLTSLEEALGYHFRDRALLDRALTHSSYANEAPRSEAVKDNETLEFLGDSILGFLVAEMLFEAFPGFREGQLSKARSHLVSEPSFARLARELGIGEALLLAAGESRSGGRVRESLLADAFEAVFAAITLDAGLGTARDVARRHFAAAVAELDPGELSFHDYKTALQELAQGEGKPLPSYRLLSESGPDHLKEFVFEVVYDEDISAKGSGATKKEAQRRAAKAALAIKLGRTTKA encoded by the coding sequence GTGACACGCGACGAGCAGCTGACTTCTCTCGAGGAGGCCCTCGGGTACCACTTTCGCGACCGTGCGCTCCTGGACCGGGCGCTGACCCATTCCTCCTACGCGAACGAGGCGCCGAGGTCGGAGGCGGTCAAGGACAACGAGACGCTCGAGTTCCTCGGCGACAGCATCCTCGGTTTCCTCGTGGCCGAGATGCTCTTCGAGGCGTTTCCGGGGTTCCGCGAGGGGCAGCTGTCGAAGGCGCGCTCGCACCTCGTGTCGGAGCCGAGCTTCGCGCGGCTCGCGCGGGAGCTGGGGATCGGCGAGGCGCTGCTGCTGGCGGCCGGGGAGAGCCGGTCGGGGGGGCGCGTGCGGGAGTCGCTCCTGGCCGACGCGTTCGAGGCGGTCTTCGCGGCGATCACGCTGGACGCGGGACTGGGCACCGCACGGGACGTCGCGCGACGGCACTTTGCCGCTGCCGTCGCGGAGCTCGACCCCGGAGAGCTCTCGTTCCACGACTACAAGACGGCGCTGCAGGAGCTCGCGCAGGGGGAGGGCAAGCCGCTTCCGTCCTACCGGCTCCTCTCGGAGAGCGGACCCGACCACCTGAAGGAGTTCGTCTTCGAGGTCGTCTACGACGAGGACATCTCGGCGAAGGGCTCGGGCGCGACGAAGAAGGAAGCGCAGCGGCGGGCCGCGAAGGCGGCGCTGGCCATCAAGCTGGGACGCACGACGAAGGCCTGA
- a CDS encoding thioredoxin family protein: protein MPRPGPGGGDARDRGRAGRNDRHRGERRALSARRGPHGRRRRPRSRGNRTVPAGRLRPLRRPLPPRHPRPRLPRGPRPQPDPLRLPLIPITVGFFSRQSEGKTSRTFGLALAYVLGMSVTYSALGVFAALSGSLFGSWLQKPAVLVVIALIVLALALSMFGLYELQAPHFITDRTGSKAGVAGALTMGLFVGFVAAPCIGPFVLSLLTYVAQQGSAALGFGLFFTLAMGLGLPYLVLGTVSGSLKAMPRSGEWMIAVRKVFGFLLVALAAWFLRPLLPERVFEFAVAIPLIAGGVWFLFFERTGSSLGWFRWTKRVVGIALLAAAVPFVLPAKKGEALAFQPYSDAALAEAAAAGKPVVIDFYADWCLPCKELEKFTFTDAGVRQALEGWVLLKADLTKSASPEVSALRTKWNIQGVPTMVFLGPDGKESKPRVVQFEKPGAFLSRFPK from the coding sequence GTGCCTCGCCCCGGCCCAGGCGGAGGCGACGCTCGAGATCGAGGTCGCGCCGGCAGGAACGACCGTCACCGCGGCGAACGCCGCGCTCTTTCCGCTCGCCGGGGCCCGCACGGCCGACGGCGCCGCCCCCGCAGCCGAGGGAACCGAACCGTCCCCGCCGGCCGACTCCGGCCCCTTCGCCGGCCGCTCCCTCCCCGCCATCCTCGGCCTCGTCTTCCTCGCGGGCCTCGCCCTCAACCTGACCCCCTGCGTCTACCCCTCATACCGATCACCGTCGGGTTCTTCTCGCGCCAGAGCGAGGGGAAGACGAGCCGCACGTTCGGCCTCGCGCTCGCGTACGTCCTCGGGATGAGCGTCACCTACTCCGCGCTCGGCGTCTTCGCGGCCCTCTCCGGCTCCCTCTTCGGCTCCTGGCTGCAGAAGCCGGCCGTCCTCGTCGTCATCGCCCTCATCGTCCTCGCGCTCGCCCTTTCGATGTTCGGGCTCTACGAGCTCCAGGCCCCGCACTTCATCACCGACCGGACCGGCAGCAAGGCCGGGGTCGCCGGTGCGCTCACGATGGGCCTCTTCGTCGGCTTCGTCGCGGCGCCCTGCATCGGGCCGTTCGTCCTGTCGCTCCTGACCTACGTCGCCCAGCAGGGCTCGGCCGCGCTCGGCTTCGGCCTCTTCTTCACGCTCGCGATGGGCCTCGGCCTTCCCTACCTCGTCCTCGGCACCGTCTCCGGCAGCCTCAAGGCGATGCCGCGGTCGGGCGAGTGGATGATCGCCGTCCGCAAGGTCTTCGGATTCCTCCTCGTCGCCCTCGCGGCCTGGTTCCTCCGCCCGCTCCTCCCCGAGCGCGTCTTCGAGTTCGCCGTCGCGATCCCGCTGATCGCCGGAGGCGTCTGGTTCCTCTTCTTCGAGAGGACGGGCTCCTCCCTCGGCTGGTTCCGGTGGACGAAGCGCGTCGTCGGCATCGCGCTCCTGGCTGCGGCCGTGCCGTTCGTCCTCCCTGCGAAGAAGGGCGAGGCCCTCGCCTTCCAGCCCTACTCCGACGCCGCCCTCGCCGAGGCGGCCGCGGCGGGCAAGCCGGTCGTCATCGACTTCTACGCGGACTGGTGCCTGCCGTGCAAGGAGCTCGAGAAGTTCACCTTCACCGACGCGGGCGTGAGACAGGCGCTCGAAGGCTGGGTGCTGCTCAAAGCGGACCTGACGAAGAGCGCTTCTCCGGAGGTCTCCGCCCTCCGGACGAAGTGGAACATCCAGGGCGTGCCGACGATGGTCTTCCTCGGCCCGGACGGGAAGGAATCGAAGCCGCGGGTCGTCCAGTTCGAGAAGCCGGGCGCCTTCCTGTCGCGATTCCCGAAGTGA
- the dnaJ gene encoding molecular chaperone DnaJ, with protein MSTTSRDLYEVLGVARDATTDQIKSAYRKLALNHHPDRNPGNSEAEQRFREAAEAYSILSDPEKRSRYDRYGHEGTRGSGGFDPNAFVDFADILGDFFGMGSGGGRRGRRTPGEDLRADLTLTFEEAAFGVEKSLPMRRYERCEACHGTGGKGGSGTVSCGVCRGRGRVQFRQGFFAMERPCPECQGAGEKVKDPCHDCQGEGRTLRERTLTIAIPAGVDTGARLRLSGEGNHGRAGGHAGDLYVVLSVDPHEQFRREGYDVVLTWAVPYPVAVLGGSCNVPTLHGDEEVEIPAGTAAGRAFTLRGKGIPRVDGRGRGDQHVVVTIRVPKKLSSEQKKAVQKLADVMKEEAGSPTREEKGFLEKLRDLFSA; from the coding sequence GTGAGCACGACATCCCGCGACCTCTACGAGGTACTCGGCGTCGCCCGCGACGCCACGACGGACCAGATCAAGTCGGCGTACCGAAAGCTGGCTCTCAATCACCACCCCGATCGCAACCCCGGGAACTCCGAGGCGGAGCAGCGGTTTCGGGAGGCGGCAGAGGCGTACTCGATCCTCTCCGATCCCGAGAAGCGGTCCCGTTACGACCGCTACGGGCACGAAGGGACGCGCGGGTCCGGCGGATTCGACCCGAATGCGTTCGTCGACTTCGCCGACATCCTCGGAGACTTCTTCGGGATGGGCTCCGGCGGCGGACGCCGCGGGCGCCGGACACCGGGAGAAGACCTGCGCGCCGACCTGACTCTGACCTTCGAGGAGGCGGCCTTCGGCGTCGAGAAGAGCCTGCCGATGCGCCGCTACGAACGCTGCGAGGCCTGCCACGGCACGGGCGGAAAGGGCGGGAGCGGGACCGTCTCCTGCGGTGTCTGCCGGGGCCGGGGCCGCGTCCAGTTCCGACAGGGCTTCTTCGCCATGGAACGGCCCTGTCCCGAGTGCCAGGGGGCCGGCGAGAAGGTCAAGGACCCCTGCCACGACTGCCAGGGCGAGGGCCGGACCCTCCGCGAGCGCACGCTCACGATTGCGATTCCTGCCGGCGTCGACACCGGAGCACGGCTGCGTCTCTCGGGCGAGGGAAACCACGGCCGGGCCGGAGGACACGCCGGAGACCTGTACGTCGTCCTGTCGGTCGATCCCCACGAGCAGTTCAGGCGCGAGGGGTACGACGTCGTCCTGACGTGGGCCGTTCCCTACCCGGTCGCCGTCCTCGGCGGATCGTGCAACGTCCCGACGCTCCATGGCGACGAAGAGGTCGAGATCCCTGCCGGGACGGCCGCGGGACGGGCCTTCACACTTCGCGGAAAGGGGATCCCGCGCGTCGACGGGCGCGGGCGCGGCGACCAGCACGTCGTCGTCACCATCCGGGTCCCGAAGAAGCTGTCGTCAGAGCAGAAGAAGGCCGTTCAGAAGCTGGCCGACGTGATGAAGGAAGAGGCGGGCTCCCCGACGCGCGAGGAGAAGGGCTTCCTCGAGAAGCTCCGGGACCTCTTCTCCGCCTGA
- a CDS encoding branched-chain amino acid transaminase, which yields MAFEDVKKIWMNGKLVDFADAKVHVFTHALHYGSGVFEGIRCYRTARGPEVFRLEEHLDRLFWSGKMYRMEIPWTLEQLKAATLETIRANGFEACYIRPLAYRGFGMLGVNPFPNPVDVMIGCYPWGKYLGPEAMEKGVDVCCSSWTRLGANTMPAMAKSTANYANSQLIKMEAIVNGYEEGIALDDTGRVSEGSGENLFVVWKDRVYTPPFSSSALPGITRNSVIRLAAEMGITVEERALPREMLYAADELFFTGTAAEITPIRSVDRIVVGAGHRGPLTAKIQQAFFDLVEGKVEDRFGWLTPVGKGVPA from the coding sequence ATGGCCTTCGAAGACGTCAAGAAGATCTGGATGAACGGCAAGCTGGTGGATTTCGCAGACGCGAAGGTCCACGTCTTCACGCACGCCCTCCACTACGGCTCGGGAGTTTTCGAGGGGATCCGGTGCTACCGCACGGCGCGGGGACCCGAGGTCTTCCGTCTCGAGGAGCACCTCGACCGCCTCTTCTGGTCCGGGAAGATGTACCGGATGGAGATCCCCTGGACGCTCGAGCAGCTCAAGGCCGCCACGCTCGAGACGATCCGGGCCAACGGGTTCGAGGCGTGCTACATCCGGCCCCTCGCCTACCGGGGCTTCGGCATGCTGGGCGTGAACCCGTTCCCGAACCCGGTCGACGTGATGATCGGCTGCTACCCGTGGGGCAAGTACCTCGGCCCCGAGGCGATGGAGAAGGGCGTCGACGTCTGCTGCTCGTCGTGGACGCGCCTCGGCGCCAACACCATGCCGGCGATGGCCAAGTCGACGGCGAACTACGCCAACAGCCAGCTCATCAAGATGGAGGCGATCGTCAACGGATACGAGGAGGGGATCGCCCTCGACGACACCGGGCGCGTCTCGGAGGGCTCGGGCGAGAACCTCTTCGTCGTCTGGAAGGACCGCGTCTACACGCCGCCGTTCTCCTCGTCGGCCCTCCCGGGCATCACCCGAAACTCGGTCATCCGGCTTGCGGCCGAGATGGGGATCACGGTCGAGGAGCGGGCGCTGCCGAGGGAGATGCTCTACGCGGCCGACGAGCTCTTCTTCACGGGCACCGCGGCCGAGATCACGCCGATCCGCTCCGTCGACCGGATCGTCGTCGGCGCGGGCCACCGGGGCCCGCTCACGGCGAAAATCCAGCAGGCCTTCTTCGACCTCGTCGAGGGGAAGGTGGAAGACCGGTTCGGCTGGCTCACGCCGGTCGGAAAGGGCGTTCCGGCCTGA
- the grpE gene encoding nucleotide exchange factor GrpE: MAENDGHPVPPEDEVVYLDEDGGPEDVANALEAAERAVAAVEERHRTSPHGIRPVPGGPDPGAEEAAPSTAPSGRLEEERERALLAEEEAGRLREALLRKAADFENLKRRAERDKADYVKYALTETMRDLVGVLDNLDRALTHAPASGSDDFRAGVEMIARQLSEVLRKYGVTEIAALGTPFDPQFHEAMMRGEASDVPPGTVIEVFQKGYVLNERLLRPSMVKVSALAAGPSELARA; this comes from the coding sequence ATGGCCGAGAACGACGGACACCCGGTCCCGCCGGAAGACGAAGTCGTCTATCTGGACGAGGACGGGGGCCCGGAGGACGTGGCGAACGCCCTCGAGGCGGCCGAGCGCGCGGTCGCCGCGGTCGAGGAACGGCATCGGACGTCCCCGCACGGCATACGGCCGGTGCCGGGCGGACCGGATCCCGGAGCGGAGGAAGCCGCGCCTTCCACGGCCCCTTCGGGGCGCCTGGAGGAAGAGCGCGAGCGCGCACTCCTGGCCGAGGAAGAGGCCGGGCGCCTGCGGGAGGCGCTCCTCAGAAAGGCGGCCGATTTCGAGAACCTCAAGAGGCGGGCCGAGCGCGACAAGGCCGACTACGTCAAGTACGCGTTGACCGAGACGATGCGCGACCTCGTCGGCGTTCTCGACAATCTCGATCGGGCCCTCACACACGCTCCCGCGTCCGGCTCGGACGATTTCCGGGCGGGGGTCGAGATGATCGCGCGCCAGCTCTCGGAGGTCCTCCGCAAGTACGGGGTGACCGAGATCGCCGCCCTCGGCACGCCCTTCGATCCGCAGTTCCACGAGGCGATGATGAGGGGCGAAGCGTCCGACGTGCCGCCGGGGACCGTCATCGAGGTCTTCCAGAAGGGCTACGTCCTGAACGAGAGGCTGCTGCGCCCCTCCATGGTCAAGGTATCGGCGCTCGCGGCCGGCCCTTCAGAACTGGCCCGGGCGTGA
- the glpK gene encoding glycerol kinase GlpK: MGQRPVQERTVAKVVPEGLLERSQLLVACHGGIVAKDERRVSAGHLVPTESQRAESRRDIDGRARGRGAPGCDHPLRQRLRPPGETLTKYVLALDQGTTSSRAIVFDRQGCIVASAQKELTQIFPRPGWVEHDPAEIWSSQAGVAAEAVTRAGLSAGDLAAIGITNQRETTIVWERGSGRPVHNAIVWQDRRTAGLCDRLRQAGHEPLFRRKTGLVLDSYFSGTKVRWILDHVEGARERAERGELCFGTVDSWLAWQLTGGALHVTDASNASRTLMYDIHTGDWDAELLDVLGVPRAMLPEVRPSSEVYGHTAAPLLSRPIPIAGIAGDQQAALFGQRCTERGMVKNTYGTGCFLLLHTGEAAVPSRHNLLTTVAWRIGERTEYALEGSVFITGAVVQWLRDGLKLIRSSDEVEALAASVPDNGGVYLVPAFAGLGAPHWDPYARGTIVGLTRGTTAGHLARAALEGIAFQVADVLEAMQADSGIDLSELRVDGGGAVNDLLMQFQADILGVPVVRPRVFETTALGAAYLAGLATGFWESEADIREQWQEERRFEPAMPSGSVARLRAGWQRALGRSRGWEEPEE, from the coding sequence ATGGGTCAGCGCCCGGTCCAGGAGCGCACGGTCGCGAAAGTGGTACCCGAGGGCCTCCTCGAGAGAAGTCAGCTGCTCGTCGCGTGTCACGGGGGGATCGTAGCGAAGGACGAGCGCCGCGTCTCGGCCGGCCACCTGGTCCCGACCGAAAGCCAGCGAGCAGAATCCCGCCGAGACATCGACGGTCGAGCCCGGGGGCGAGGGGCTCCCGGATGCGATCATCCCTTGCGCCAACGGCTCCGTCCGCCAGGAGAGACCTTGACGAAGTACGTCCTCGCCCTCGACCAGGGGACCACCAGCTCCCGCGCGATCGTCTTCGACCGCCAGGGGTGCATCGTCGCCTCCGCGCAGAAGGAGCTGACCCAGATCTTCCCGCGGCCCGGCTGGGTCGAGCACGACCCCGCCGAGATCTGGTCGTCGCAGGCCGGCGTCGCGGCGGAGGCCGTCACGCGCGCCGGGCTCTCGGCGGGCGACCTCGCCGCGATCGGCATCACGAACCAGCGCGAGACGACGATCGTCTGGGAGCGCGGGAGCGGGCGGCCCGTTCACAACGCCATCGTCTGGCAGGACCGGCGCACCGCGGGGCTCTGCGACCGCCTCCGGCAGGCCGGCCACGAGCCCCTCTTCCGCCGGAAGACCGGGCTGGTCCTCGACTCGTACTTCTCCGGCACGAAGGTCCGCTGGATCCTCGACCACGTCGAGGGGGCCCGGGAGCGGGCCGAGCGCGGCGAGCTCTGCTTCGGCACCGTGGACAGCTGGCTCGCCTGGCAGCTGACGGGCGGCGCGCTCCACGTCACCGACGCGTCGAACGCCAGCCGGACCCTGATGTACGACATCCACACCGGCGATTGGGACGCCGAGCTGCTCGACGTGCTCGGCGTCCCGCGCGCGATGCTTCCCGAGGTGCGCCCGAGCAGCGAGGTCTACGGCCACACTGCGGCTCCGCTCCTCTCGCGGCCGATCCCGATCGCCGGGATCGCCGGCGACCAGCAGGCGGCCCTCTTCGGCCAGCGGTGCACCGAACGCGGCATGGTCAAGAACACCTACGGCACGGGGTGCTTCCTGCTGCTGCACACCGGAGAGGCGGCCGTCCCCTCGCGGCACAACCTGCTGACCACGGTGGCGTGGAGGATCGGCGAGAGGACCGAGTACGCGCTCGAGGGAAGCGTCTTCATCACGGGCGCCGTGGTCCAGTGGCTGCGCGACGGGCTGAAGCTGATCCGCTCCTCGGACGAGGTCGAGGCGCTCGCCGCCTCGGTCCCGGACAACGGCGGCGTCTACCTGGTGCCGGCCTTCGCCGGCCTGGGCGCCCCGCACTGGGACCCGTACGCGCGCGGGACGATCGTCGGACTCACGCGAGGCACCACCGCTGGCCACCTCGCCCGCGCGGCCCTCGAAGGGATCGCCTTCCAGGTGGCCGACGTCCTGGAGGCGATGCAGGCCGATTCCGGCATCGACCTCAGCGAGCTGCGGGTGGACGGAGGCGGCGCCGTCAACGACCTCCTGATGCAGTTCCAGGCGGACATCCTCGGCGTCCCCGTGGTCCGGCCGCGGGTCTTCGAGACGACCGCCCTCGGCGCGGCCTACCTCGCCGGGCTCGCCACGGGCTTCTGGGAGAGCGAAGCGGACATCCGCGAGCAGTGGCAGGAGGAGCGCCGCTTCGAACCCGCCATGCCCTCCGGGTCCGTCGCCCGCCTCCGCGCCGGCTGGCAGCGGGCGCTGGGGCGCTCCCGCGGGTGGGAGGAGCCGGAGGAGTAG
- a CDS encoding 16S rRNA (uracil(1498)-N(3))-methyltransferase, which yields MSSAPRVLVPGARLQAGERIVLPDAEARHLKVSRVRPGGEIVLLDGAGLRAEARLSTDGREAVVRELVPVRGEPIRRVTVLLGVGELARVEWAVEKGTECGAARFVLVVAARSQGPHVAAAAAKLDRLRRIAAEAVKQCDRTVVPQILAPQSLATALGLCDGPIFVARPGAPRLAAGVVPAVDVAVAVGPEGGFDADEERLLDEAGAIPFGLGGRILRLETAVVAALVSLVDDDAP from the coding sequence GTGAGCTCCGCGCCGCGGGTCCTCGTTCCCGGAGCCCGCCTGCAGGCAGGGGAGCGGATCGTCCTCCCGGACGCGGAGGCCCGCCACCTCAAGGTCTCCCGCGTCCGACCGGGCGGGGAGATCGTCCTTCTGGACGGAGCCGGTCTTCGCGCCGAGGCACGCCTGTCGACGGACGGCCGGGAGGCCGTCGTGCGGGAGCTCGTACCGGTGCGGGGCGAACCGATTCGCCGCGTGACCGTCCTCCTCGGCGTGGGAGAGCTGGCCCGCGTGGAGTGGGCCGTGGAGAAGGGAACCGAATGCGGCGCCGCTCGGTTCGTGCTCGTCGTGGCCGCCCGCTCCCAGGGGCCTCACGTCGCCGCGGCCGCCGCAAAACTCGACCGGCTCCGCCGGATCGCGGCCGAAGCGGTGAAGCAGTGCGACCGGACCGTCGTTCCCCAGATCCTCGCCCCGCAGTCTCTCGCCACCGCCCTCGGTCTCTGCGATGGGCCGATCTTCGTCGCCCGTCCGGGCGCACCCCGGCTCGCCGCCGGCGTGGTTCCCGCCGTCGACGTGGCCGTAGCCGTGGGACCCGAGGGGGGCTTCGATGCCGACGAGGAACGCCTTCTCGACGAGGCGGGGGCGATCCCGTTCGGCCTCGGAGGCCGGATCCTGCGCCTCGAGACGGCGGTGGTCGCCGCCCTCGTGAGCCTGGTCGACGACGACGCACCCTGA
- the dnaK gene encoding molecular chaperone DnaK, producing the protein MGKVIGIDLGTTNSCAAVIELGAPQVIPNREGARTTPSIVAFTEDGERLVGQIAKRQAITNPTQTIYAVKRLIGRKWDDAEIQHAREHLSYPIVPAPNGDVKIRVRDRDYASEEIAAFVLRELKEFCEEAVGEEIREAIITVPAYFDDSQRQATRDAGRVAGLEVLRIINEPTAASLAYGLERGRKNETIAVYDLGGGTFDISILKIDQGMFEVLSTSGDTYLGGEDFDRAIMDWLLADFLVQTGIDLRQDRLALQRLKEAAEKAKCELSTTQETTIGLPFIASDAGGPKHINRVLTRDQFEALVGDLVERTAGPCRNALEAAGLTPDQVENVILVGGQTRTPKVQQIVESIFGRPPNRSINPDEVVAIGAAIQAGVLQGEIKDVVLLDVTPLSLGVETHGGIFVKVIERNSTIPTKNSMVFTTVSDNQSTVEIHVLQGEREIARENKSLGKFDLVGIPPAARGVPQIEVTFAIDSSGIVNVSARDMATGRAQGVQINPAGGLSQGEIDQIIQEAEENKNADQKRKAVRQLKNKLEGQITGNERVFREFGKLLNTDERDRVGRTLQHAREVLTAEERTEIDNALLDMQGVSRILTAAMLYKGGDSSEKE; encoded by the coding sequence GTGGGAAAGGTCATCGGCATCGATCTCGGGACGACCAACTCCTGCGCGGCCGTCATCGAGCTCGGGGCGCCGCAGGTCATTCCGAACCGGGAAGGCGCCCGGACGACCCCCTCGATCGTCGCCTTCACCGAGGACGGGGAGCGGCTCGTCGGCCAGATCGCCAAGCGGCAGGCCATCACGAATCCGACGCAGACGATCTACGCCGTCAAGAGGCTCATCGGCCGCAAGTGGGACGACGCCGAGATCCAGCACGCCCGCGAGCACCTTTCCTACCCCATCGTCCCCGCCCCGAACGGCGACGTGAAGATCCGGGTCAGGGACCGCGACTACGCCTCCGAGGAGATCGCCGCCTTCGTCCTGCGTGAGCTCAAGGAGTTCTGCGAGGAAGCGGTGGGGGAGGAGATCCGGGAGGCGATCATCACCGTCCCGGCCTACTTCGACGACTCGCAGCGGCAGGCGACGCGCGACGCGGGCCGGGTCGCCGGCCTCGAGGTCCTCCGGATCATCAACGAGCCGACGGCGGCGTCGCTGGCCTACGGTCTCGAGCGCGGGCGGAAGAACGAGACGATCGCCGTCTACGACCTGGGCGGCGGCACGTTCGACATCTCGATCCTCAAGATCGACCAGGGGATGTTCGAGGTCCTCTCCACCTCGGGCGACACCTACCTCGGCGGCGAAGACTTCGACCGGGCCATCATGGACTGGCTTCTCGCCGACTTCCTCGTGCAGACGGGCATCGACCTCCGCCAGGACCGTCTCGCCCTGCAGCGCCTCAAGGAGGCGGCCGAGAAGGCCAAGTGCGAGCTCTCGACGACGCAGGAGACGACGATCGGGCTTCCGTTCATCGCGTCCGACGCGGGGGGGCCGAAGCACATCAACCGGGTCCTGACACGCGACCAGTTCGAGGCGCTCGTCGGCGACCTCGTGGAGCGGACGGCGGGACCCTGCCGCAACGCGCTCGAGGCCGCCGGGCTGACCCCCGACCAGGTCGAGAACGTCATCCTCGTCGGCGGTCAGACGCGGACGCCGAAAGTGCAGCAGATCGTCGAGTCGATCTTCGGCCGTCCGCCGAACCGGTCGATCAACCCGGACGAAGTCGTCGCCATCGGCGCGGCCATCCAGGCGGGGGTCCTGCAGGGCGAGATCAAGGACGTCGTCCTCCTCGACGTGACGCCCCTTTCCCTCGGCGTCGAGACGCACGGTGGCATCTTCGTCAAGGTCATCGAGCGCAACTCGACGATCCCGACCAAGAACTCGATGGTCTTCACGACCGTCAGCGACAACCAGTCGACGGTCGAGATCCACGTCCTGCAGGGCGAGCGCGAGATCGCCCGCGAGAACAAGTCTCTCGGGAAGTTCGACCTCGTCGGCATTCCCCCGGCCGCCCGGGGGGTCCCCCAGATCGAAGTGACGTTCGCCATCGATTCCTCGGGAATCGTGAACGTCTCCGCCCGCGACATGGCCACGGGCCGGGCCCAGGGGGTCCAGATCAACCCCGCCGGCGGCCTCTCGCAGGGCGAGATCGACCAGATCATCCAGGAGGCCGAGGAGAACAAGAACGCCGACCAGAAGCGCAAGGCGGTCCGCCAGCTCAAGAACAAGCTCGAAGGGCAGATCACCGGCAACGAGCGGGTCTTCCGCGAGTTCGGAAAGCTCCTCAACACGGACGAGCGCGACCGCGTCGGCCGCACCCTCCAGCACGCCCGGGAGGTCCTGACCGCCGAGGAGCGGACCGAGATCGACAACGCCCTCCTCGACATGCAGGGGGTCTCGCGGATCCTGACCGCGGCGATGCTCTACAAGGGCGGCGACAGCAGCGAGAAGGAATAG
- a CDS encoding 50S ribosomal protein L11 methyltransferase, protein MPGALRFSLPPAAEPALEEALADLFVSWTVRAGSLSVWVSEGEAREVEQRLELAGIAILGREAEPERDWVADAAALQRPVAAGGLVLDPHDPPSADPGGRQRLLLPAERAFGTGSHESTRLALRLLLSSVPAGGTVLDVGCGAGTLALAAKIAGAGRSFGFDLDLEAPLASRVNARRNAIDGCAFWGGLLESLSPAARFDLIVANMLHEEVGPLLPGLASLLPPGGVFVTSGQLVAREEEFLRLLEGAGLRPRELASEGEWLGTLSVHP, encoded by the coding sequence ATGCCCGGAGCCCTTCGATTCTCGCTTCCTCCCGCCGCCGAACCGGCGCTCGAGGAAGCTCTCGCGGACCTCTTCGTCTCGTGGACCGTCCGCGCGGGGTCTCTCTCCGTGTGGGTCTCGGAAGGGGAGGCCCGCGAAGTCGAGCAGCGGCTGGAGCTTGCGGGCATCGCGATCCTCGGACGAGAAGCCGAGCCCGAGAGGGACTGGGTCGCCGACGCGGCAGCCCTCCAGCGGCCGGTCGCGGCGGGCGGGCTCGTCCTCGATCCCCACGATCCGCCCTCGGCGGACCCCGGCGGTCGCCAGCGGCTTCTCCTCCCGGCGGAACGGGCGTTCGGAACCGGCTCGCACGAGTCGACCCGCCTGGCCCTTCGCCTTCTCCTGTCGTCGGTCCCTGCGGGGGGAACCGTCCTCGACGTCGGTTGCGGCGCGGGAACGCTCGCTCTCGCGGCGAAGATCGCCGGCGCCGGCCGGTCCTTCGGATTCGATCTCGACCTCGAAGCGCCTCTTGCCTCGCGCGTGAACGCACGCAGGAACGCCATCGACGGGTGCGCCTTCTGGGGAGGGCTCCTCGAGAGCCTCTCGCCCGCCGCGCGTTTCGACCTGATCGTCGCGAACATGCTGCACGAGGAGGTCGGCCCGCTGCTCCCGGGGCTCGCGTCGCTCCTTCCCCCGGGTGGGGTTTTCGTGACCTCCGGTCAGCTCGTGGCGCGGGAGGAGGAGTTCCTCCGGCTTCTCGAGGGTGCGGGACTGCGTCCGCGGGAGCTCGCCTCCGAAGGCGAGTGGCTCGGAACGCTCTCGGTACATCCGTGA